CCATCGGACGTGGTCCGTTCCACGTCACCCTCGGGAGTGGCGGCGACGCGTCGATCGCCGATCTCGAAGGTTACCGTGTCCTCGATCCCGCCGAGGCCGGCGAGAACGCGGGCGCGGCGCGTCGCCTCCTCGATCTCGATCATCATCGTGGCGACGAGGTTGCGGCCGTCCGGGACCAGCGGCGCATAGGCGCGCAGTTCGTCCTCGATCTGCCCCTCGCCGCCCTTCTCGATTCGAAGCATCTCATGGATCTGGTGCCAGATGGTGTCGAAATTCTCGAAGTAGAAGGTGACATCGGGCCCGACGCTGACCCGGCGGTCCCTCTTGATCGCGGCAATTTGACCGCGGCGCTCTGCGCGGACTGCCTCATAGTCTTCGAGCGACAGAATGTCGGCGCGGGTGATGCCGCCCTTCGGCACGGTTCAATCCTCCTCTAAAGTCCGTAGGCGCGGGCGATGAGCTGCACCGGATGCTGAACCGGCTCGACGCGATCCCATTCGCGGCCGTCCAGACGTTCCATGCCCTGAACGATGTGGTCGCGGGCGAGCGGACATTCCGACACAACAAACGCCGTTTCGTTTTCCTTGGCTTGGCGCGCCGCAGGTCGCCCCACCTTGAGCGCCACCTCGAAGTTGTCTTTCATGATGCCCCAAGAGCCGCCGTGCCCCGAGCAGCGCTCGACCACCTTGACGTCGGTTTCCGGCAGCAGTTTCAACAGCTCTGTCGCCTTCTGGCCCATGTTCTGCGCACGGGAATGGCACGCGATGTGGACCGTGACGCCGCCGGGCAGCCGCTGGAGGCCGTCGGCAAGGCCTTCCTTGCGGGCGATGTCGACCACGTACTCGGCCGCATCGAAAGTGGCTTGGCCCAAAGCCTTGACATTGTCATCGTCCGGTTCGATCAGCGGCCACTCGAACTTCATCATCAGGCTGCAGGACGGCACCAGGGAGACAATGTCGAAGCCTTTGTCCACCCATGGCCTGAGGTCCGCGGCGATACGGCGGGCGTTGGCGGCGACCCGATCAAGATCGCCGTGTTCGAGTTGCGGCATGCCGCAGCAACCGGGATATACGACTTCTGTGTCGACGCCGTTGTGAGCGAGCACGTTGCGGAACGCGGTTCCCACATCCGGATTGTTGTAGTTGACGAAGCAGGTCGCATAGAGCGCCGCCTTGCGCCCGAACGCGGGCGCTTTCACATTCACTGTGGGCGCGGCAGCACCTTTGGCTCGCGCAACGAACGTCTTCCCGTGGAACGGCGGCAGATGGGCGTCCCGATGGACGCCGGCGACGCGCTCGATAACCGGCCGGGTGAGGGTATTGCCCCGCCTGCTTGCCCAGTTGGCGAGGCCGGGCACATGCGACGCTAAGCGGCCGTTGCGATCGGTCTCCGTCAGTTGCCGCGCGGCGAACGGAATTTTGCTCCGCTTCCGCTCGACGGCGCGGTACCGCAGCATCAAATGCGGGAAATCTAGATCGAACTCGTGCGGCGGCACGTACGGACACTTGGTCATGAAGCACATGTCGCAAAGCGTGCAAGCATCAACGACGGGTTTGAAGTCGGCGCTCGCCACCGAGTCCAGTTCGCCGCTCGCCGACTCGTCGATCAAGTCGAACAGGCGAGGAAAGCTATCACACAGGTTGAAGCAGCGGCGACACCCGTGACAGATGTCGAACACGCGGCGAAGCTCCGCGTCCAGCTTGGCCTCATCGTAAAAATCGGCATCGCGCCACTTGATCGGATGACGAGTCGGTGCATCCAGGCTTCCTTCGCGCATACATCACCCTTTGAGCCCAAATCGGAGCCGTCCCCTCCGACGCGCCTGTGTCAGGCGCTCCTCGTTTACGGTGACTGTCCAAGCGCCGGCACGGGACGCATGTTCCCCGCGCCGGCAGTCGACGATATTACTCCATGGTGTCGAGGGCTTTCTGGAATCTTCCAGCGTGGGACTTTTCCGCCTTTGCCAAGGTCTCGAACCAGTCGGCGATTTCCTCGAACCCCTCGCCTCGCGCGGTTTTGGCCATGCCCGGATACATGTCTGTGTACTCGTGGGTCTCGCCAGCAATGGCCGCGCCGAGGTTAGCGCCGGTCGGACCAATGGGAAGCCCAGTGGCCGGATCGCCCACTTTCTCCAGGAACTCGAGGTGGCCGTGGGCGTGGCCGGTCTCTCCTTCGGCAGTGGAGCGGAACACCGCAGCGACGTCGTTGTAACCTTCGACGTCCGCCTTTTGCGCAAAGTAGAGGTAGCGCCGATTAGCTTGCGACTCGCCGGCGAATGCGGCCTTCAAATTCTCTTCCGTCTGGGAGCCCTTCAACTCAGCCATGGTACATCTCCTATACCCATGATTGACGATTGGCAGTACGCGCATTTCGAACCGGCAGTTGAAGCCGGATGATGCGCGCAGTATGCCGCTCACGCCCCTGCCTGTCAAGGCAGATTGGAGCGGTTCTCAAATGCAGGAAACGGTATTGAAAAGCCTAGAGCTTTTGGGGGCGGCGATCGACCCGGACAATCACGTCCACGCGTGTTACCCGCGCACCTTCTGGCGCCGGGGGCAAGCCCGCTATGACCACGTCCTGAGACGAAATATCTTCGAGACGTCCAGAATCAGTGAAGAAAAAGTGGTGATGGTCGCGAGTGTTCGTATCGAAGTAGAACCGCGTACCGTCCACCATGATCTCGCGCAACAGCCCGGCATCGGTGAACTGATGCAGCGTGTTGTATACGGTGGCCAACGAGACGCTTACGTCCGCAGCAATCGCTTCTTCGTGCACGGCCTCTGCCGTGACATGGCGATCGCCCTGCTCGAATAGCAGCTTCGCCAGCGCCAGCCGCTGGCGCGTCGGCCGCAAACTGGCGGTGCGCAAGAGCTCAAGCGCACGACTGTAGGGTCTACCCGTCACCATGCCCGCAATATGGGGACCACGTGCATCGGCGGCAAGCCCTGAACCGGCATCGGCCTCGCCGGGCAAACCATCGACCGCATCATCCATCGCCTGATCGCGCCCGCATGGTCAGTCGCCCGTCCGGATCCGCTCGACAAGTTGCTTGACCGTCGGGATGAAGCCGCCTTTGTAGAACGGATCGGTGGCGAATCGATAGGCGTTGTGCCCGGCGAACATGAGGTTACCTTCGATCTCGCCCTCGTGAGCGATGGACTGCAGAGTTTTCTGGATGCAGAACGAGCGGGGATCGGCAGGCTTGCCCGTTGTTCCAGAATCGTCCTCAGACCAGTTGGAAAACCGACAAGCGCTAAGACATCCCATGCACTCTTGCTGATCGACTCGGATTTGCTCGGATTTCTCCGGCGTGACGAAGATCAACGTTGAGTCCGGCGTGCGCATGCCCTCGGTGAAGCCGTCGGCAATCCAGGCTTCGGCGCGTGCCTTGTCGGCGAGAGTGACATATACCCGCCGCCCGCGAGCGCCGATCGGCAGCGCCTCGCTGTGCTCGCCGATGAGCTCCGGCGTATAAGCGATCTGGCGCTCGTTTCGCTCCGTCAGTTCACTGAGGTAGGCGTTGCGCACCGCCGACGAGTAGAAGCCGGTAGGACTGAAGCGGTGCAGTTGCACATCGCCTTCCCGCAACGTCAGAAGCCGTTTTTTCCACTCCTCCGACACCGGGCTTTCCTGGGTCACAACGGGCCTGGTCCCGAATTGGAAGGCGATCGGGCCGAGTTCGGGGTTGCCGATCCAGTCCTGCCACTCGCGCAGACACCACACCCCTCCGGCCATGAAGATCGGCGTCGCCGCGAGGCCGCACTCGGTCATCTGCCGGCGGAGCTCGCGAACCCGCGGGTAGGGGTATTCAGGCTTGGCCGGATCTTCCAAATTGGAGAGGCCGTTGTGGCCGCCGGCGAGCCACGGGTCCTCGTAGACCACCCCGCCGAGCCACTCGCCATACTTGAAATACGCGCGCTTCCACAGCGCCCGGAACGCCCGCGCCGACGATATGATCGGATAATAGTAGAGCCCGTAGCGGGCGACGATCTCGGCGATGCGGTATGGCATGCCGGCACCGCAGGTGACGCCATGGATGAGGCCCTTTGCGCCCTCCAGAACGCCGTGCACAATGCGCGGTGTGGCGGCCGCTTCCCACAGCACGTTCATGTGAATGCGGCCACGGCCGCTGGCGCGTTCGTGAGCGACCTGGGCTTGGGCGATGCCGCCGTGGATGGCGTAGGCGACCAACTCCTCATAGCGGTCCCGCCGGGTGCGCCCGCGATAGACCTGCGGGATGACGTTGCCTTCATCATCGAACGAGTCGGCGTTGACCGCAGAAAAGGTGCCGACACAACCCGAGGCGGCGAACGCGCCGGAGCTGGCGCCGTTGCTGACCGACACCCCCTTGCCGCCCTCGACGATTGGCCAAACCTCGCGGCCCGAAATGACGATCGGTTGGAGTGCTACCATGCCTGTTCTTCCCGCGCTTTCCGGACGCCAGCAGCTTTGCAGTTGCGGGTCCCTCTCGACAGGGCGTCCACTCCGCGAAGACCCGCCACCGACTCGAACCTTGTCCTCAGCGTCCGCTGTTCCTCTCCAGGAGCACTCATATATGACTGGTTGTTCGAATTGCGACTCCCGTGCCGCTCAGCACAACAGAAATCCGGCGGCGACCACGTCCGCCGGTTTCGGGACTGCGCTCCGCGCCGCACGATTATCGTCGTCAGTTCGGTGCCGCCTTTTCAGACAGGTCTTCCCCCGTCTTCTGATCTACGGCCCGCATCGACAGCTTGACCTTGCCGCGCTCGTCGATGCCGATGAGTTTGACCTTGACGGTATCGCCCACCTGCACGACGTCGGTGGTCTTGTTGACCCGCTGCGGCGCCAGTTCGCTGATGTGAACCAGGCCGTCGCGGCTGCCCATGAAGTTGACGAAGGCGCCAAAGTCGACGGTCTTGACCACCTTGCCATTATAAATCACGCCGACCTCCGGCTCAGCAGCGATGCCGCGGATCCACTCGATGGCCGCGTCCGCAGCGCGCTGGTCCACGGCTGCCACCTTGACGCTGCCGTCATCCTCCAGGTCGATGCGGGCGCCGGTCACTTCGCAGATCTCGCGGATGACCTTGCCGCCAGGACCAATAACCTCTCGGATCTTGTCCTTGTTGATATGAATAACGGTGATGCGGGGCGCATTCTCGCTGACGGCATCGCGCGGCAGGTCGATGGCCTTCGACATGGCGCC
This window of the Rhodospirillales bacterium genome carries:
- a CDS encoding DUF3501 family protein, translating into MPKGGITRADILSLEDYEAVRAERRGQIAAIKRDRRVSVGPDVTFYFENFDTIWHQIHEMLRIEKGGEGQIEDELRAYAPLVPDGRNLVATMMIEIEEATRRARVLAGLGGIEDTVTFEIGDRRVAATPEGDVERTTSDGKTSSVHFLKFPFSPEQVQAFRVPGTRVVLSIRHRNYDHTAALKEATRTALATDFA
- a CDS encoding glycerol-3-phosphate dehydrogenase; the encoded protein is MREGSLDAPTRHPIKWRDADFYDEAKLDAELRRVFDICHGCRRCFNLCDSFPRLFDLIDESASGELDSVASADFKPVVDACTLCDMCFMTKCPYVPPHEFDLDFPHLMLRYRAVERKRSKIPFAARQLTETDRNGRLASHVPGLANWASRRGNTLTRPVIERVAGVHRDAHLPPFHGKTFVARAKGAAAPTVNVKAPAFGRKAALYATCFVNYNNPDVGTAFRNVLAHNGVDTEVVYPGCCGMPQLEHGDLDRVAANARRIAADLRPWVDKGFDIVSLVPSCSLMMKFEWPLIEPDDDNVKALGQATFDAAEYVVDIARKEGLADGLQRLPGGVTVHIACHSRAQNMGQKATELLKLLPETDVKVVERCSGHGGSWGIMKDNFEVALKVGRPAARQAKENETAFVVSECPLARDHIVQGMERLDGREWDRVEPVQHPVQLIARAYGL
- a CDS encoding rubrerythrin — translated: MAELKGSQTEENLKAAFAGESQANRRYLYFAQKADVEGYNDVAAVFRSTAEGETGHAHGHLEFLEKVGDPATGLPIGPTGANLGAAIAGETHEYTDMYPGMAKTARGEGFEEIADWFETLAKAEKSHAGRFQKALDTME
- a CDS encoding transcriptional repressor, producing the protein MVTGRPYSRALELLRTASLRPTRQRLALAKLLFEQGDRHVTAEAVHEEAIAADVSVSLATVYNTLHQFTDAGLLREIMVDGTRFYFDTNTRDHHHFFFTDSGRLEDISSQDVVIAGLPPAPEGARVTRVDVIVRVDRRPQKL
- a CDS encoding nitronate monooxygenase, with product MVALQPIVISGREVWPIVEGGKGVSVSNGASSGAFAASGCVGTFSAVNADSFDDEGNVIPQVYRGRTRRDRYEELVAYAIHGGIAQAQVAHERASGRGRIHMNVLWEAAATPRIVHGVLEGAKGLIHGVTCGAGMPYRIAEIVARYGLYYYPIISSARAFRALWKRAYFKYGEWLGGVVYEDPWLAGGHNGLSNLEDPAKPEYPYPRVRELRRQMTECGLAATPIFMAGGVWCLREWQDWIGNPELGPIAFQFGTRPVVTQESPVSEEWKKRLLTLREGDVQLHRFSPTGFYSSAVRNAYLSELTERNERQIAYTPELIGEHSEALPIGARGRRVYVTLADKARAEAWIADGFTEGMRTPDSTLIFVTPEKSEQIRVDQQECMGCLSACRFSNWSEDDSGTTGKPADPRSFCIQKTLQSIAHEGEIEGNLMFAGHNAYRFATDPFYKGGFIPTVKQLVERIRTGD